In Deinococcus irradiatisoli, the genomic stretch CCACCGCGCCCTGCACGGCCTGACCCGCACCTTGGTCGCCAACGCCGTCAAGGGCGTTAGCGACGGCTTTACCATCAACCTGGAGCTGCGCGGCGTCGGTTACCGCGCCAAGCTGACCGGGCGCAACCTGGAAATGACCATCGGCTACAGCCACCCGGTCATCATCGAGCCGCCGGCCGGCGTGAACTTCGCGGTGCCGGAACCCACCAAGATCGACGTGACGGGCATCGACAAGCAGCTCGTCGGTCAGGTCGCCGCCAACGTTCGCCGGGTCCGCAAGCCTGACGCCTATCACGGCAAGGGTGTGCGCTTCCTCGGCGAGAAAATTGCCCTCAAGGCCGGTAAAGCCGGTGCCACGGGCGGGAAGGGTAAGAAATGAGCGCCAACGACACGAATCTGCGCCGCAAGCTGCGTAACCGCCAGAAGGTGCGCGTCGCTGCCGCCCCGGAGCGCCCGCGCCTGAGCGTGTACCGCTCGAGCAAGTACATCTACGCCCAGCTGATCGACGACACCACCGGCACGACCATCGCGCAGGCCGGCGGCAAGGCGCTCAAGGAAGGCAACAAAACCGACTCGGCCGCCGCCGTGGGCAAGGCGCTGGCCGCCGCTGCCATCGAGAAAGGCGTCAAGGCGGTTGTGTTTGACCGTGGCCAGTACCGCTACCATGGCCGCGTGAAGGCGCTCGCAGACGCGGCGCGGGAGGGTGGCCTTGACTTTTAATCGCAGAAACGACCGCAACACCGAGAACAGCGAGTTCGAGGAAAAGCTGATCAACGTCAACCGCACCGCCAAGACCTACCAGGGTGGGCGCCGCTTCCGCTTCGCTGCGCTGGTGATCCTGGGCGACCGCAACGGCCGCGTGGGCATGGGCATCGGCAAGGCCAAGGAAGTGCCGGTGGCGATTGAAAAAGCCAAGTCGGTGGCCCGCAAGAACATGATCACCGTGCCGGTGGAAAACGGCACCATTCCCCACGAGATCGTGGGCGTGTCGACCACCAGCCGGGTGCTGCTCAAGCCGGCCAGCGCCGG encodes the following:
- the rplF gene encoding 50S ribosomal protein L6, producing MSRIGRQPIAVPSGVTATVENGVFKAKGPKGELTVPFNRELTVKEEGGQIVVERPSDRQDHRALHGLTRTLVANAVKGVSDGFTINLELRGVGYRAKLTGRNLEMTIGYSHPVIIEPPAGVNFAVPEPTKIDVTGIDKQLVGQVAANVRRVRKPDAYHGKGVRFLGEKIALKAGKAGATGGKGKK
- the rplR gene encoding 50S ribosomal protein L18 — protein: MSANDTNLRRKLRNRQKVRVAAAPERPRLSVYRSSKYIYAQLIDDTTGTTIAQAGGKALKEGNKTDSAAAVGKALAAAAIEKGVKAVVFDRGQYRYHGRVKALADAAREGGLDF
- the rpsE gene encoding 30S ribosomal protein S5, with translation MTFNRRNDRNTENSEFEEKLINVNRTAKTYQGGRRFRFAALVILGDRNGRVGMGIGKAKEVPVAIEKAKSVARKNMITVPVENGTIPHEIVGVSTTSRVLLKPASAGTGVIAGTVPRSIAELAGITNLLSKELGSRNQINVAYAVFDGFKNLRTVKQVRALRGTPAQAAQTAQSEGAAQ